ACAGAGTCTGCGCTGTGTGTACTTGAATAGTGGCAGTTCATTTTTATCTAGAAGGCTTATCTGTCTGTACAGATATGCATACTTTGGATGGACACGTTGATAAGAAAAATGAGAATAAACATTGAACTTATACCCATATAAGAAGATTTATAATTAGATAAACCAAAGCTCTAGCTATGTGTACGCATTTTTGAGAGTAGTTTGTGCATTTCATTGCAGGGGCTTGCAAGGCCACATCAATGATGGAAGACCCGCAAACTCCAGGTTCGGATTGCAACTCCAATCCAGCGAATGATCCTCAGGACTTCGTTGGATCGGAATTTATTCAAGACAACATGGACTACCAATGGTTCATTGACTACAGGTGGGTTCGTCGTCATCATCTTTATCCTCTTGCTCTTGCTAGCCCAAAATACCCTCCCAGCAAATGGCCAAGTTACTGGCTCGGTCATTGTGCTTCATTGCTATTTTTAGAGCTTATTCTCAAGAAGCCTATTGCACAAGTTACAGAGATGGAGGGTTACACGTGCATCCCAGTGTGCTGTCCTCTCTTTCGGCCTCCTACACTAAAGATGACCTGGGTTACTACGACGACCTGGCTCGCAATCTCGATGCCAATCTGGCAGAAGTTGACATGGAGAGCTTTAGAACTGCGGACATACACACACTGCTCACGGCTCTGCCAGTCATGTGCACTGATCCAGTCCAACACTCAGAAGTAAGTTGTCACTCAAAGACAATCTTGTTTATCGATGCTCTCAAAATCTATCAATCTTTTGAGTCTATTGAAAGTGTTAATAATTATAGGACATATTAATGTAGCACCAAATTTGTTACTTGATTTTAAACTTCACTGCCATGATCAATGATTATTCTTTGTAATATTGGGAATCTGTTTAAGTTTCACCATTGTACATAAATCACTTCTTTTGCTTCCAtaactcattttttttaaacattggATCAAAGTGATTCCTATATACTGATATACATAATTTTGGCTCTTAATACAATGTTAATGAAATTCATGAATTACTCCTATGGCAGTTTAACTACCAACGTGAAAGGTATGCCAGTATATCTGGCTCGGTGATGGAGAAGCTCGACATCAGTTCCTCCATTAGTCCTCGAGCTAGCAGTCAGGTACGGCGAAGGTCCTATTTCAAGCAAAAGTTTTTCTTCACATGCTTTGTATTtgtttcactatataaattgTCCTCGCGAATTTCAGGATAAACAACGATATAAcaactaaaaaattaaagaaaagaaaaggaaaaatcaTTACGTTGCCCTTTTAGTCAAGAGCCACTTGATTTTTTGTTGCGAGATTTTTGTTGGATTCATCGAGTTGATTAAGTTGATAGTGCATGCCTTTTTCCAGGAATAAGCTTCACACACTTGGCctaaaaaattactttataaTTTGAGTTTCACTTTGTACGATTAACTTGCTTTCGAGGATATGTGAAATTTACGCTGCCTGTATGATAAGAAGTGCGATGCgatgaatattttaaaacgatTTTCACGAAACGCTATCTCGCGTATCCTTGAAAAACAGTCATTAATAAAGCCTTCCACAGAAAAGCAAACTGCGGAAATAAACTCAACAGGAAGCTATAATTGTATAATACATATAGAGCGCATGGCTGAACTTGAAATGGAACGTATCGTAAAACTCAAAAAATTTCGGAGCAAAGTTTCGCGCTAAAAATACTTGCTTGAATTGTACACAGAGTAAAAACTATCGAGTGAAATTTTGCTCCGTTTAAAGAAGCGaaacgaaaaatttaataacacAAAACGTTGTTAAATTTTCTTCAACCCAACAGGCGCGTTACATGGATGTTATAACCCAGAGCATGGTCGAGTATACACATACAAAACTGTGTTTTATCTGTGTACACGTAAACGCTGTTCTATATACGTTTCTCTAAAGAAACGAGCAGACTCTGCATATGGTCAATCCCTACTAACCCTTTGCTCCCCTTTGTCTGTTTGTGCACTGAAGGGCGAGGACTCGGCCTGTTCGACGACCGACACCATATCGATCTGCAAGTCGTCGCTGCTGTTCTCGCCAGTGAAGGAGATGCCGGTCCTACCTCCCGGTGGAAGCTATAGTGTCGACTCTCTCGACTGTGAGGACATGCTCATCACGTGCCAGACTAACAACAAGAACAACTACACCATCGCCTTCGAGGGCAGCATCGCTATGTACTCGGATGGCTCTCAGGATTTCGATAATCAAGGTATATTAGTAAAGGGAGATgcttacataaaattttttattgttcgttttttgttttattacaaaatgcAAACCGTTTCATATTCACGCACTCGTTCATACAGTTTCATAGACAAAAATGACAAACGCCTTACTAATAAACACAAACCTTCTCGCGATGCTCAACAAAGGCATTGGTCCTCTATTtgcagaaaaacaaaaagtctaCGAGGTCCCAACCGACTCCTACTACGACAAGACTCTGAATCTTAAAAACATGCTGGACCTCTCGATGGCCTGCTCGGATTCGAAGATCTACACGACCTGGAGCAACCTCAAGCACTCGTCCATCAGCAAGACCATAACCCGTCACCCGTCCGGCAACAACAACACCACGCCCAACTTCCTCCAGTCGACGGGCAGCGGCACGAGCAATGCTACCAGCTTACCCGTCGTCAGCAACAAGAGCCGCAGCCAGAGCTTGCCCGATCTCAGCAGGGCTCGGGAAATCGAACGCGTAGAGATGCCTCTTAATTTTTCCGTGAGTCCCTCTTCATTTCTGCGCACCTATAGCGTTGTGtaagcgctgctgctgcagcagctgaTCCGAGATAAGAAAGATTAGATAGGGGGCGAGAATTCGGGCGGACGCGTTACGGGGACGTGAGTAACTGCAGTGTTGTTTTCGTGCTCAGTATAAGCGGAGCTGCTCTCGTCCGCATGAGAGTAGCAGAAAAGTTTGCTTTTGAAAAACGCGCTACATGTAAGTGTATGAATGCGACGAGTGTTAAACAGCGTGTTCTGttgtaaaagtaaaaactTGTTGAAATCGAAGAATTCATTTATCAGTTAAAAACTTTCAGTGATAAGTTTGCAAAGTATAAAATTATCGAGTAATCTATCAAGAGTCTTATGCAATGATAAACTTTCACTACTCGCTCAAATTATAGCCGCATTAAATGTTTGAAAACCAGATTACGAATCGTGTTTATAACATAGAATTTTCTTTCCGCAGGTCGACTCTGGTGAGACGAGCAGTCGCAGCGGTCGCCTCCAGAGCTCGGGATCTTTGATGAGCCGCTCGATGAACGAGGAGAGCTCGGACAGCGTGGGCAACACCTTCTCCTCGAACAAAAAGCTTCAAAACATGAGCCTTGTCCGTCTGTTTATGAAGCAAAAGAGCATGAGTACCGAGGGCATGAGTCTGACCCTCGACCAGACTGATTCAGGTAGCGAGACTGGCTGGCCgaccagcagcaacagcgagAGCGGTACACACGTTACGCAGATACACAAGCAGCATAACCAGCTGCAACATACCCAGAACAATTTAAGCGTTCCCGATAACGACTTGGCGATCAAATGGGTGAAGGCGGATAATTATGACATTCCGAAACGTTCGAACTGCTCGACTTCCATGGAGGATCTGTTGAACACATCGAGATCTGCATCGTCCATCGGTAGGGATGTTAGTATGAAAACGAAGAAAAGGGAAGTGTGCACGAAGACGACAACGGGAATTCAGGTATATATTTGCGGGTTGTACGTTGGGAATCAGTATACGTATGGTATTCGATAAATGAACCGTTTGATTTACAGGTAATGACAGAAGTAGAGGATAACGGCGTACAAACATCTCTGATATACCCACCATTGAACAACAGCAATAAGGAATCGGGCAATTATCCTTTCCGCGAAACGGTCGTTAATGAGAAACCCGTATACGTGGTTTATCCGAACTACACTCTACCAGATCTGTCTTTCCTCAATTCAACGGAGACGCGTTTCGACAATGTAGCTTTGAAGCCTCAAGTGTACGGCAAGCGGCCAGGCAAGTCTGGACGACCGTTTTCCTGCAACGATATCGATGCGCTTAAGCAGCGTGGCTTTTCGCACGTCAAAGACTGGGAATCTCTCACCTTCTTACTACCTAACGAGTACCGTAAGATCCTGCACGATGTACCCGAGGTCTCGAAGCACGTCAAGATGGTTGGCGAGGAGGCGCGCAAGCCGTTGTTTTGCCTATCCCCGCCAATGAGGCACAGAAAGAGGACTCTGAGCGATATGATTCCCAACACGGTTGCGTCGTCGAGCAGCAGTACAGCCACTCAGCCATCATCAGGATACAGGGGCTCGTCAACCATTCTCACTGATTCATCGTCGAATCAACAGAATTCTAGCAATACTGGCCTTGTAAGTCATCTTTCTAGACTGAAGttgattatgaaaaaaatgattttaccTAGAAAGCCGtctaattattaatattttcctcCGCAGGGCAATAATAATCCACTCTACCTGTACCGCTACGACAGCGTCTCTTCGGAGGCCTCGCTACACGGCCAGGAGAAACTCCTAACCAACAGTCGCCAGCCCACTCAGTACCACTATCGCCAGGGTGCGCCGAGTCTACCTAAGCGCTCAATTTCCCTACCACAAGCGAGTGACTGCGGCTCAGCACCTCCTCGTCCTCCGTTACCACGCAGCATCCTCAGGAAGAATCGAGCTGCCGCGGCTGCGGCCGGCAAGCGCTGTAGCATGTTCGAAATGGGACAGGTGAATGAAATCGAGACAAGGCACGGAATGAGCCAGGAGAATAAGCGAATGTCGTTGCAAGAACCCTATTACATGAACAACGACTTGCAACTGCTCAGACACGCGGGCATTGTCGACTCGGAGAAGGATATTGACGAGGCTGAGGAAAGACAGCGATTCGGTAAGGTTTTTGATTGCGCGGTAGTTATTCATACAGTTTGTTTGATcaatttgtttactaatagtttgtttgttttttctacaatttatacttttttatggGAAAACATGCTGTGACTTTGATTTGTACTGTCGTTttcacttcttttttttcgatttttatcaGGCTCCTTGAAAAATTTGTAGTGTTAATATGGCGTTTACAACATGcgttttcaaataaaaaaaagtacttTACCTCTGGGGGAACGTAGGGTTCCAGAGGTTTAAACGTCCCATATCGATTGAGTCCAGCATAATTCGCCAGCATTCTAGCATATTCTTGCCTCTTTTTGATAGACAAATCGGGTCTCTCTTTCGCTAATTTTTGTCGAATTTCCAATTCATGGCCTCTGACGGCCATCGCTTTGTATTTAAGCTCACCGTGCTCTTCTAAGGTGTATCTATAAGGCTGCATTTCTTATACTGAAATAAACATTGACATTTTTACGTAAAATACAGAAAATTATGACTTGAAATATTATAAAccagtaaaataaaatatctggTCATTGTAACTGCGCGTGTGCTCACCTAAACTGCTAAAAGCAAACTGTAATGACATTCCGCCTTGATATAATAGAAGGACATAGTACGGACTTTCGTATACAAACAGGCCGTGTTTTGGAATGATAACCTCTTATGCTCCACTCTTCCTTTCTTTGCGTTATGGTTACATCGCATGCACGCACATATTTATCTTTCTTTCTAACAAATTAATAAACTGcgtaaacaaaattacaaatttattatttttgttttttgtaaattgcacaaatcattttcaatgaaaatcaattcaaaatatataacttataaaagtaaaaaaagctATGGAGAATCATGtagaattataaataacattatataaaatttgaaattacagatagattGCGAGGAATTGACAATGACGATCTAGAAAGTAGTGGCGAGGACGTGAAGCAGTTGGAGGAATTTTTGAAGCGCAGCGGTTTTTCATCTCACAGCAGTGACGGTGATACCGGCATGGAACATGATGATATCAAGCTTCGATCCTGCGTCAGGAGGTTCCTCGCTCTTAAGATGAATCAGGACATGGCTAAGATGATCGACATGGCCGATTCGCAAAAGAAGACTGTTAGTTTTGCTGTTAATGGAAAGCCGAGATATCTTGACGAAAAGGTATCGGCAAACGTTACTCATAGTCAAGCTTATCTATTAGAATGTTACTGTaatttcttctatttttgCAGACAAACATAATGGACGAGAAGGAGCGGTTGAACGTGAGCGAATCAGCTGATACGAATCTTGAACTGAGGCCTATCGATTTAGAAGACAAAAAAAGTAATTCGAGTTCccctttttttttgctttttaccATGACTATATTACTGACTATAATACTAACAATGTATATTCATTGTCTCCAGAAATGATTTGGTCGGTAAACAAAGCAGTGGATGGTTTGCTCAAATTCTGGCATAGTGAGCCCGTTCGTAGCCGGCAAGGCTACAACGACAAAAACGAGTGCTCCCAACTCTGTCTCGGCCAACTGTGTCCGGCTCTTTATGCCGTCATGTCCGACGGCCTGAAACCTCAACTGAACTCAACTTTCGGACCTATCGCTAATAGCGTCTGGCAAGTCGTCGAAGCTTCGTCACAACAAGGCCCCCTCACAAAAACCCTGAACGACTTGGTGCAGAAAATCAACGGAGAGGACTTTATGACCGAAGGCATGCTCAAGTTTCATGCTTTCGTATTCGGTTTACTCAAGTGAGTAGAGGAATCTTATTTATTAGTCAACTTATAGTCGTTTATCGCGTTTGCATCTTTCGAAAGAAGGGCAGACGCGTTATTTTAAGATTGCATCTATACCCTCTTTCATCGATCGCTAGCGCGTCGAACCTCTCTTTGAATAATTGACGCTCCTATTGCCAtctaactctctctctctctctttctctttctattttcCATTCAACAACAGTTTGCGAGCTCTTGACGCCTGGTTCGCCTACCTGTGTACGCGCGAATCGATCCTTCGCAAACactacaacaacaacagcctCTTCCTGGGTgcccttggatgtgccaacaGTCGCGAGGTCATTGACGCTTTTCTCAACATTCTCCAGCCTCTGGCTTTCTGCCCATTCCAGCTGGACCTGCTTTATCAGTACCGACAACTGCACAACAGCTTCGGTCAGAGCAACGCTATCAACCTCGAGCCTGTTACTGTTACACCTACTAAGAAGTCATCAGAAAGAGGACAGAGACCTAGATCTTGCGTGCTTTACGACAACTCGCGACAGCAGTACGATGGCGAAAAGAGAGCGCTCGAAGAAATCAAGAAGAGGTGGAGTCACACACCGCTGAGCGCGAAATTCCATGTTTTTGATAGATTGGACGACTCCGAGGATTATACCGACAGCCTGGAACATTCACCGTTAAATAGAGCTAGTCCCAAGAGAACCGTGTCGAAACAACAGTCAAAGTTACCTGAGTCCAGAGGTAGAATACAATtcttaaataatatttgacAATTATTACACGTGTTCTACGATTAAAGTATTTCAAATATTCCATTCAGATTCAAAGTCGCGAAAAGACGAGGATCAGAGCGCAGAAGCAGCACCCGCTGGCGAGAATAAGTTCCGTAAGCTGCAGGAAAAATGGGAATATCTTGGTCGCGATGACACTAGCCCGAAAGAACCTCAGCCACCTACCACTCCATCTCCCTCCTCTCCTACTCGAACTCCTACATCCAATCTTTCCAAGTCCCGAATCCCTCGTCTCCTCACATCTCCTGTCAAAACCCCGTCCAACCTCCCCATACCCGTCAAGTCCGCAAAGTCTCCATCGGGCATTCCATCCCTCAAGAAACCTGCTGGCATCGCAACGACCACTAAACCCAGAACGACCACCGGCAACAACATCAGCTGCAAGGATTCCCCGCGTCGAACTAGCAGATTGGACCAGGAGAGCACTGGAACGCCCAGGGCCCATTTGACACGGCCTAGCTCGCTGCCCTACAAGACGGGTTATGGAGCCAGCGCGAAGGAGAAGAGCACCGTGTCTCCGCACAGAAGGGCCGCGTCAACATCCCTGCCTAGGCCACATTCCATCGCGGCACCACCCAGGAACCTGCCGCCCAAGCAGGCACCAAAGTAGGGGACTTTCTTTGATTGATCTTTAGCAATTTGGAAACAATCTACACGCGTTTGCTCGCATATTTAGTAATGCTAAGCTTGTTAAatgatctgcttttttcaaCATTCAAACGGCTCATGAGATTCACGTAAGAAGCCTCGACATCCCCATCGAAACATACATTCCTGAATGTTTTTCTTTGCTTAACAATTTGTAAGATTGACGAAGCTTCTCTTTTCGTAGATTCGTAAGGACATTGACGAGTAAGCCGCAGTCAGTGGACGGGCACCTGTCCTTCAACGAGGGCGATAAGCTAAAAGTTATTCTCGAGGTAGACGGCAAGTGGCTGTTGTGCGCGAGAGGCGAGCGTAAAGGACTGGTGCCTCGTAGCTGCGTTAGACTCATCCCAACCTAGCAGCaagccggcagcagcagccgactCGCGTCATCAAGAAAGCCCAGCAGCGACGCGGCTGCGTGTATATATTGAATAATGATGATGAGGTGAAAAGGTTAAAGAGGAAGATATTATATAGTATTTTAAGGACGGGACGCGCACGAAAGCGATAGAGGTCCAAACGAAAATATAACGCTAAAGATTATAattacgcgagagagaaagagaacgagcgagcgagaaagatTGATTGAAATGTTGATTATATATGATTGATGCTTCGTTTATGTATTGAACAAAAGAGTTAGAGACGGGAGTCTCAAGTCAGCAgtttaataattatacaattttgatgttattattatccctGATAAGAGTATATTATAAGATATTAATGCGCTGATGAAGGCGAGTTGATGATATCGTTGGCGGGAGAAAGAGTTTAAAGGAGTATAGTCGCTAGTCAACTTATAGGCTTTCGAACCAGAATGTATTTAATAATACGAGCATACAGCTATTTATAACCATGatgtacatatatacagcAAAACAAAACGATAGAGATTAATGATTATCGATTAATAAGACGAATGACATTGTCGAGTAACagcatataatatattatattatattatgtataaatgTAACTGTGATGATAGCTTGTAGACGAGTAAGTTTCCGGCGGATATCTTGAGAGAAGGATAGGTGAGTCCCCGAGATccctcttttaaaaaaaataactccCCCGAACCTTCGTTGAGTACGGAGTATGTATTTCTCGACAATTCTTTGATGGAGTATCTTATCACTGACGGATAATTTACTCTCtaattttatgtatattttatttttacgctcCTTATCCGGCGCACAAGTGAATCAACGCTGTACCCtattctttattttatattttttttcttattttttttatttcattgataaaaagtaatgataacaatacaaaaataaaacaatactGAAAACAGCTGTGGCGCCAAAGGATACCAACTCGATCAGTAGGCGCCTCGTGTTTTTTACTCGCTTTGTGTATTCCTCGGCATATGGCAGAAGTAAGGAGTAATAAGCTAATAAAATTTATCTCAAACATTAAAACCGTtggctttttattttaactgctgtgttttttttatccttGCACTTAAATCCTTAGATCGCTGTGTAAGCTATTATCATATTCAAGAGCTGTGTTGGCGAGGGTGACAAGGTAATGGGATATAGTCTTTTGTGGTTTAGAAATCTTGCAGACGattagaataaaaaattttttaatgaaaaaaatagtacattcGGTTGTGCTTACACATATTCGTCGAATAACTTCTCTTTCATCCGCTCATTTAATCTACAGTAAATACCCTGTAAAATCTCAAGTCCCATCCACAAATTTTCTGCACCACAAATTTTATCCGTaggttaaaattaaaaatcatccCATACAATGTTATAATATTTGCTTTATTTGAATATCGACAGTGAAAGCCATTTGTCGTTTTAGATGAAGTTCAGTTGCGTAGTACACCTTCGTCCGATAGTACTTCATCTTAAAGAACAAAGTTGTTCGATGACCAATGACACAaagaatttaataacttttCCTCTTAGTTAAACGACGAAGCGGAGAGAAACTCGGTAAAATTTCTCCTTTCCTGGTTTTCTCGAGAGACTTTCCTATATAAACGcgtataaaaacaaaacaaaggAAACAGTTTATCTATGCCTATATTTGTTAATGTATACGTTACTATTACGTAGCAAAATGAGCATcttttccattttttaaattatctttCGCCGTGCGAAAAACACTTGGTTTTCATTAATATAACTATTGCATTGGTTCTTTGCACTAGGTGCGAAGGagcgcgcgaagaaaaaaCATCAATCCGTTGAAAATCACTGGAACCAGTAGCGTTTGAAATCACAAATTTCGtagtactttttttcagtGATTTTTCTTGGGAGGTCGCGGACGTTTATCATCTCCACGCGTACACATGTTTACGGACGATCGAAATTAGGATGTGATTATATAGTTTCCCTCTTACTGGATTGAATTGCTGTGTAGTCTTACGTCTCCGAAAAATTAACTGTACTCAGCAATTTGtatcttaaattttatttacagtcAACCTACACTTCGACTAGGTGCGGACAAAGAGGACGTCATCGTCGTCCGATCATCAAAGTCTTTGTATCATTcatttgtataataatttaccaCGACGGTAGGATATTactaaaacttttttttctcttccccGGTTATTCTCTTATACCTCGATATTACACGATATATAGCCgataatttgtattttttccatAAAAAATAACTATGAAACAAATCGCTTAATATTAGTCGCTTACTTTACCTAGATTAACAACAAGTTTCTCGAC
The sequence above is a segment of the Nasonia vitripennis strain AsymCx chromosome 3, Nvit_psr_1.1, whole genome shotgun sequence genome. Coding sequences within it:
- the LOC100120175 gene encoding uncharacterized protein LOC100120175 isoform X1, yielding MMLMLLLCVIMKIAEELTVDKASEPIAPGVCRLPQCCAKARLLRRRRRPKKRACKATSMMEDPQTPGSDCNSNPANDPQDFVGSEFIQDNMDYQWFIDYRAYSQEAYCTSYRDGGLHVHPSVLSSLSASYTKDDLGYYDDLARNLDANLAEVDMESFRTADIHTLLTALPVMCTDPVQHSEFNYQRERYASISGSVMEKLDISSSISPRASSQGEDSACSTTDTISICKSSLLFSPVKEMPVLPPGGSYSVDSLDCEDMLITCQTNNKNNYTIAFEGSIAMYSDGSQDFDNQGIGPLFAEKQKVYEVPTDSYYDKTLNLKNMLDLSMACSDSKIYTTWSNLKHSSISKTITRHPSGNNNTTPNFLQSTGSGTSNATSLPVVSNKSRSQSLPDLSRAREIERVEMPLNFSVDSGETSSRSGRLQSSGSLMSRSMNEESSDSVGNTFSSNKKLQNMSLVRLFMKQKSMSTEGMSLTLDQTDSGSETGWPTSSNSESGTHVTQIHKQHNQLQHTQNNLSVPDNDLAIKWVKADNYDIPKRSNCSTSMEDLLNTSRSASSIGRDVSMKTKKREVCTKTTTGIQVMTEVEDNGVQTSLIYPPLNNSNKESGNYPFRETVVNEKPVYVVYPNYTLPDLSFLNSTETRFDNVALKPQVYGKRPGKSGRPFSCNDIDALKQRGFSHVKDWESLTFLLPNEYRKILHDVPEVSKHVKMVGEEARKPLFCLSPPMRHRKRTLSDMIPNTVASSSSSTATQPSSGYRGSSTILTDSSSNQQNSSNTGLGNNNPLYLYRYDSVSSEASLHGQEKLLTNSRQPTQYHYRQGAPSLPKRSISLPQASDCGSAPPRPPLPRSILRKNRAAAAAAGKRCSMFEMGQVNEIETRHGMSQENKRMSLQEPYYMNNDLQLLRHAGIVDSEKDIDEAEERQRFDRLRGIDNDDLESSGEDVKQLEEFLKRSGFSSHSSDGDTGMEHDDIKLRSCVRRFLALKMNQDMAKMIDMADSQKKTVSFAVNGKPRYLDEKTNIMDEKERLNVSESADTNLELRPIDLEDKKKMIWSVNKAVDGLLKFWHSEPVRSRQGYNDKNECSQLCLGQLCPALYAVMSDGLKPQLNSTFGPIANSVWQVVEASSQQGPLTKTLNDLVQKINGEDFMTEGMLKFHAFVFGLLNLRALDAWFAYLCTRESILRKHYNNNSLFLGALGCANSREVIDAFLNILQPLAFCPFQLDLLYQYRQLHNSFGQSNAINLEPVTVTPTKKSSERGQRPRSCVLYDNSRQQYDGEKRALEEIKKRWSHTPLSAKFHVFDRLDDSEDYTDSLEHSPLNRASPKRTVSKQQSKLPESRDSKSRKDEDQSAEAAPAGENKFRKLQEKWEYLGRDDTSPKEPQPPTTPSPSSPTRTPTSNLSKSRIPRLLTSPVKTPSNLPIPVKSAKSPSGIPSLKKPAGIATTTKPRTTTGNNISCKDSPRRTSRLDQESTGTPRAHLTRPSSLPYKTGYGASAKEKSTVSPHRRAASTSLPRPHSIAAPPRNLPPKQAPKFVRTLTSKPQSVDGHLSFNEGDKLKVILEVDGKWLLCARGERKGLVPRSCVRLIPT
- the LOC100120175 gene encoding uncharacterized protein LOC100120175 isoform X2, which encodes MMLMLLLCVIMKIAEELTVDKASEPIAPGVCRLPQCCAKARLLRRRRRPKKRACKATSMMEDPQTPGSDCNSNPANDPQDFVGSEFIQDNMDYQWFIDYRAYSQEAYCTSYRDGGLHVHPSVLSSLSASYTKDDLGYYDDLARNLDANLAEVDMESFRTADIHTLLTALPVMCTDPVQHSEFNYQRERYASISGSVMEKLDISSSISPRASSQGEDSACSTTDTISICKSSLLFSPVKEMPVLPPGGSYSVDSLDCEDMLITCQTNNKNNYTIAFEGSIAMYSDGSQDFDNQEKQKVYEVPTDSYYDKTLNLKNMLDLSMACSDSKIYTTWSNLKHSSISKTITRHPSGNNNTTPNFLQSTGSGTSNATSLPVVSNKSRSQSLPDLSRAREIERVEMPLNFSVDSGETSSRSGRLQSSGSLMSRSMNEESSDSVGNTFSSNKKLQNMSLVRLFMKQKSMSTEGMSLTLDQTDSGSETGWPTSSNSESGTHVTQIHKQHNQLQHTQNNLSVPDNDLAIKWVKADNYDIPKRSNCSTSMEDLLNTSRSASSIGRDVSMKTKKREVCTKTTTGIQVMTEVEDNGVQTSLIYPPLNNSNKESGNYPFRETVVNEKPVYVVYPNYTLPDLSFLNSTETRFDNVALKPQVYGKRPGKSGRPFSCNDIDALKQRGFSHVKDWESLTFLLPNEYRKILHDVPEVSKHVKMVGEEARKPLFCLSPPMRHRKRTLSDMIPNTVASSSSSTATQPSSGYRGSSTILTDSSSNQQNSSNTGLGNNNPLYLYRYDSVSSEASLHGQEKLLTNSRQPTQYHYRQGAPSLPKRSISLPQASDCGSAPPRPPLPRSILRKNRAAAAAAGKRCSMFEMGQVNEIETRHGMSQENKRMSLQEPYYMNNDLQLLRHAGIVDSEKDIDEAEERQRFDRLRGIDNDDLESSGEDVKQLEEFLKRSGFSSHSSDGDTGMEHDDIKLRSCVRRFLALKMNQDMAKMIDMADSQKKTVSFAVNGKPRYLDEKTNIMDEKERLNVSESADTNLELRPIDLEDKKKMIWSVNKAVDGLLKFWHSEPVRSRQGYNDKNECSQLCLGQLCPALYAVMSDGLKPQLNSTFGPIANSVWQVVEASSQQGPLTKTLNDLVQKINGEDFMTEGMLKFHAFVFGLLNLRALDAWFAYLCTRESILRKHYNNNSLFLGALGCANSREVIDAFLNILQPLAFCPFQLDLLYQYRQLHNSFGQSNAINLEPVTVTPTKKSSERGQRPRSCVLYDNSRQQYDGEKRALEEIKKRWSHTPLSAKFHVFDRLDDSEDYTDSLEHSPLNRASPKRTVSKQQSKLPESRDSKSRKDEDQSAEAAPAGENKFRKLQEKWEYLGRDDTSPKEPQPPTTPSPSSPTRTPTSNLSKSRIPRLLTSPVKTPSNLPIPVKSAKSPSGIPSLKKPAGIATTTKPRTTTGNNISCKDSPRRTSRLDQESTGTPRAHLTRPSSLPYKTGYGASAKEKSTVSPHRRAASTSLPRPHSIAAPPRNLPPKQAPKFVRTLTSKPQSVDGHLSFNEGDKLKVILEVDGKWLLCARGERKGLVPRSCVRLIPT
- the LOC100120175 gene encoding uncharacterized protein LOC100120175 isoform X7, whose amino-acid sequence is MMLMLLLCVIMKIAEELTVDKASEPIAPGVCRLPQCCAKARLLRRRRRPKKRACKATSMMEDPQTPGSDCNSNPANDPQDFVGSEFIQDNMDYQWFIDYRAYSQEAYCTSYRDGGLHVHPSVLSSLSASYTKDDLGYYDDLARNLDANLAEVDMESFRTADIHTLLTALPVMCTDPVQHSEGEDSACSTTDTISICKSSLLFSPVKEMPVLPPGGSYSVDSLDCEDMLITCQTNNKNNYTIAFEGSIAMYSDGSQDFDNQGIGPLFAEKQKVYEVPTDSYYDKTLNLKNMLDLSMACSDSKIYTTWSNLKHSSISKTITRHPSGNNNTTPNFLQSTGSGTSNATSLPVVSNKSRSQSLPDLSRAREIERVEMPLNFSVDSGETSSRSGRLQSSGSLMSRSMNEESSDSVGNTFSSNKKLQNMSLVRLFMKQKSMSTEGMSLTLDQTDSGSETGWPTSSNSESGTHVTQIHKQHNQLQHTQNNLSVPDNDLAIKWVKADNYDIPKRSNCSTSMEDLLNTSRSASSIGRDVSMKTKKREVCTKTTTGIQVMTEVEDNGVQTSLIYPPLNNSNKESGNYPFRETVVNEKPVYVVYPNYTLPDLSFLNSTETRFDNVALKPQVYGKRPGKSGRPFSCNDIDALKQRGFSHVKDWESLTFLLPNEYRKILHDVPEVSKHVKMVGEEARKPLFCLSPPMRHRKRTLSDMIPNTVASSSSSTATQPSSGYRGSSTILTDSSSNQQNSSNTGLGNNNPLYLYRYDSVSSEASLHGQEKLLTNSRQPTQYHYRQGAPSLPKRSISLPQASDCGSAPPRPPLPRSILRKNRAAAAAAGKRCSMFEMGQVNEIETRHGMSQENKRMSLQEPYYMNNDLQLLRHAGIVDSEKDIDEAEERQRFDRLRGIDNDDLESSGEDVKQLEEFLKRSGFSSHSSDGDTGMEHDDIKLRSCVRRFLALKMNQDMAKMIDMADSQKKTVSFAVNGKPRYLDEKTNIMDEKERLNVSESADTNLELRPIDLEDKKKMIWSVNKAVDGLLKFWHSEPVRSRQGYNDKNECSQLCLGQLCPALYAVMSDGLKPQLNSTFGPIANSVWQVVEASSQQGPLTKTLNDLVQKINGEDFMTEGMLKFHAFVFGLLNLRALDAWFAYLCTRESILRKHYNNNSLFLGALGCANSREVIDAFLNILQPLAFCPFQLDLLYQYRQLHNSFGQSNAINLEPVTVTPTKKSSERGQRPRSCVLYDNSRQQYDGEKRALEEIKKRWSHTPLSAKFHVFDRLDDSEDYTDSLEHSPLNRASPKRTVSKQQSKLPESRDSKSRKDEDQSAEAAPAGENKFRKLQEKWEYLGRDDTSPKEPQPPTTPSPSSPTRTPTSNLSKSRIPRLLTSPVKTPSNLPIPVKSAKSPSGIPSLKKPAGIATTTKPRTTTGNNISCKDSPRRTSRLDQESTGTPRAHLTRPSSLPYKTGYGASAKEKSTVSPHRRAASTSLPRPHSIAAPPRNLPPKQAPKFVRTLTSKPQSVDGHLSFNEGDKLKVILEVDGKWLLCARGERKGLVPRSCVRLIPT